A part of Aspergillus flavus chromosome 1, complete sequence genomic DNA contains:
- a CDS encoding integral membrane protease of the rhomboid family (rhomboid family protein), which yields MSNVFCIAWRIPCSGPRSLSLLPTTAASLRSTCRVSSPWCLGTISARHLGPLNLLYPTTPYQYCPRTTSEQLPSSIRSFTSSRCLRTKSDSKVENGVQLRPQPFTTAEINAIFGSRAKITPQMGNRILAVLQGRRLDGTLDLDLPSDITRSVRPSSLDAAMKWLRKNYPLDEDAAIIARIEREELQEEEKHVRRAEELGLYKPQSGSYGAELGESNDLYGKSVLKETRKRNEARLLAEQEKKRQEWLDGEQKEREKLEHMRQKNTTLQRFEDTAALEVRERADPNQRPLLAWIQKHHLRATDWDLDVSKLTNGGRILRILSITLVTFGLCYVFSNNYQAPAKADRLWPDVPPAAATVMAIIGTNVGVFLLWKLCPPAWRLLNRHFITVAAYPRPLSLIGNVFSHQTVNHLALNMVVLWFVGTRLHDEIGRGNFLALYLASGVFGSFTSLTVNILKGNLGLTALGASGAISALVAAWCMLHADEKFTLFFLPPEWQEVASAKGWIVLTGLVALEFVNMFTRRALIDYWAHLGGFLAGTLWSTAYKKRKENERLINKTWYERTFRD from the exons ATGAGCAATGTGTTCTGTATAGCATGGCGGATCCCATGCTCGGGGCCCCGTTCCTTGAGCCTGCTTCCAACTACTGCAGCGTCGCTGCGCTCCACTTGTCGTGTGTCCTCTCCATGGTGTCTTGGTACCATATCCGCGCGGCACCTTGGACCTTTGAACCTTCTTTACCCTACGACGCCTTACCAGTATTGTCCCCGTACGACGTCAGAGCAGCTCCCAAGCTCCATCCGATCGTTTACAAGCTCGAGATGCTTGCGCACTAAGTCGGACTCTAAAGTTGAAAATGGTGTCCAGCTCCGGCCGCAGCCCTTCACCACGGCCGAAATCAATGCAATCTTTGGGAGCCGTGCGAAGATAACCCCTCAGATGGGAAACCGGATTCTCGCTGTTCTCCAGGGTAGGCGTCTTGATGGCACCCTTGATCTTGACCTTCCTTCCGATATAACTCGCTCCGTCCGTCCTTCTAGTCTCGATGCGGCAATGAAATGGTTACGCAAGAATTATCCACTCGATGAAGATGCTGCTATTATCGCACGAATCGAACGAGAAGAGCTgcaggaggaggaaaagcaCGTCCGACGCGCAGAAGAGCTGGGCCTCTACAAACCTCAGAGTGGCTCCTACGGTGCTGAACTAGGCGAATCGAATGACCTATATGGCAAAAGTGTTCTGAAAGAAACGAGGAAACGAAATGAAGCACGGCTCTTGGccgaacaagaaaagaaacgtCAAGAATGGCTCGACGGTGAACAGAAGGAGCGTGAAAAGTTAGAGCATATGAGGCAGAAGAATACGACACTCCAGAGGTTCGAAGATACAGCAGCGTTGGAAG TGCGGGAACGTGCGGATCCCAATCAACGTCCACTCCTAGCATGGATACAGAAACACCATCTACGAGCCACTGACTGGGACCTGGATGTGTCTAAATTGACGAAT GGTGGTCGTATTCTCCGGATCCTTAGCATCACACTTGTAACTTTTGGCTTATGCTACGTTTTTTCAAACAATTACCAAGCTCCCGCCAAGGCTGATCGGTTGTGGCCTGATGTTCCCCCAGCAGCAGCTACGGTCATGGCTATAATAGGAACGAATGTCGGTGTTTTCCTTTTATGGAAGCTTTGCCCTCCGGCCTGGAGGCTTCTTAATCGTCATTTCATTACTGTCGCTGCCTATCCTCGTCCGCTCAGTTTAATCGGGAACGTCTTTAGCCATCAAACGGTAAATCATCTCGCACTCAACATGGTGGTCTTATGGTTCGTTGGGACAAGGC TTCATGATGAGATTGGTCGTGGAAACTTCTTAGCTTTGTATCTGGCTTCTGGCGTTTTCGGGTCCTTCACATCTTTGACCGTCAATATCCTGAAAGGGAATTTGGGTCTTACTGCCCTTGGAGCTAGCGGAGCTATCTCGGCTCTGGTTGCTGCTTGGTGCATGCTTCATGCCGA TGAGAAAtttactcttttctttcttccaccTGAATGGCAGGAAGTCGCCTCAGCCAAAGGATGGATAGTCCTGACTGGCCTTGTCGCCTTGGAATTCGTCAACATGTTTACCCGCCGAGCATTGATTGATTACTGGGCTCACCTTGGTGGGTTTCTAGCGGGAACACTATGGTCAACTGCATacaagaagcgcaaggaaAACGAACGACTAATAAATAAGACATGGTATGAGCGCACCTTTCGGGACTGA
- a CDS encoding cell cycle-associated protein Mob1-1 (protein kinase activator), which translates to MATFFQSVRQGFGRGGSNKNNNNNNSAPKMNNGSPAQSPVPQVPQAGPVPNSPSIASNMPLDGPAAYDPDAPKYFFQEKYAPLNVKGNFLTLCACPKNVELGEWLAHQIVEQYRLLHGMLQVIQEVNGVTGVPICNETTCPTMSAGRLTYTWLVDGRAAKISAPKFINRVEKWIISKIHDPVMFPTDKVNGLPDTFALHEISGTSPSSPSAITPSEEWIGKSSGFPQTFYKDCQGIMKQMFRCYAHLYHAHWLHPFWHINKHDILNMCFVHFVTVAKYYKLVSDKEMEPMQPLIDLFIKQQRIPPEALSGGHWGQPNSS; encoded by the exons ATGGCGACCTTCTTTCAAAGTGT cCGTCAGGGGTTTGGCCGGGGTGGTAGTAACaagaataacaacaacaacaatagcGCCCCTAAGATGAACAATGGAAGCCCAGCTCAGTCGCCAGTTCCTCAGGTTCCCCAGGCAGGTCCAGTGCCCAACTCGCCCTCTATCGCTTCAAACATGCCCCTGGACGGCCCCGCAGCATACGACCCCGACGCACCAAAGTACTTTTTCCAGGAAAAGTATGCCCCGTTAAATGTCAAAGGTAATTTCTTGACATTATGTGCCTGCCCTAAGAATGTGGAGCTTGGAGAATGGTTGGCGCATCAGA TTGTCGAACAATATCGCTTGCTCCATGGTATGCTCCAGGTTATCCAGGAGGTTAACGGAGTTACTGGTGTCCCCATTTGTAACGAGACCACCTGCCCAACTATGTCTGCTGGACG CCTAACGTATACCTGGCTCGTGGATGGTCGTGCTGCCAAGATCTCTGCCCCCAAGTTCATCAACCGTGTCGAGAAATGGATTATCAGCAAGATCCACGACCCCGTTATGTTCCCCACCGACAAGGTCAACGGCTTGCCGGATACCTTCGCGCTCCATGAGATCTCGGGCACCAGCCCCTCCAGTCCTAGCGCGATCACGCCTAGTGAGGAGTGGATTGGCAAGTCCAGTGGCTTCCCCCAGACATTTTACAAAGACTGTCAAGGAATCATGAAGCAGATGTTCCGTTGCTACGCCCATCTGTACCATGCACATTGGCTGCACCCTTTCTGGCACATTAATAAACACGACATCCTTAACATGTGTTTCGTACATTTTGTTACAGTCGCCAAATATTACAAGCTTGTTTCTGACAAAGAGATGGAGCCTATGCAGCCACTGATCGATCTCTTCATTAAACAGCAGAGAATCCCCCCCGAGGCGCTTTCGGGCGGTCACTGGGGCCAACCAAATTCTAGCTGA
- a CDS encoding Leo1-like protein-domain-containing protein has protein sequence MSSSDEDIVRRPGRSSGSGQPASPSGSEHSNPATARIGSPVGADPDILNDDDDADLFGSDGSEGGSGNYNDQPQRNLDDEELDSGDDEDRYDRVEDRMDYEDGGEGQYQETVNIMDLSLGRAPEPVTSNGEIYTMPIPNFLSIETEEFNPETYVAPPYSTAATSLCWRHDPNNDALIQSNARIIRWEDGSMTLQLASAPKEQYRITTKPLAPLNKSGDYETKLDSHVYLGAAAETSSVFRLTSHLTHGLTVHPTTVETDDAVQRLQESLAAAVRGTKKTVDGSAPVIEVKEDPELAKRQAELAEREKLKAARRRQQLADRELDRGRRVGVPHRSGGAGLTIGGLEDDDGLLTTRPRAKKSRRPNRRGEIYTDDEEEYDRRGRTREDEYDEDDGFLVGSDEEPEEVEDDEEEDILEDDNMDAEGEDEDELPAARPRETKGRETEDGSGTAGTPPTRKKNRYIVDDDDEE, from the exons ATGTCGTCGTCCGACGAGGACATCGTCCGTCGTCCTGGTCGTAGCTCAGGTTCTGGTCAACCTGCAAGCCCATCCGGCAGCGAACACAGTAACCCTGCCACCGCACGAATTGGCAGTCCAGTCGGAGCTGACCCTGATATCCTTaacgacgatgacgacgcCGATCTTTTTGGCTCTGACGGATCGGAAGGTGGATCTGGGAACTATAATGA TCAACCACAACGTAACCTTGACGATGAAGAGCTAGATTccggcgatgatgaggatcGCTATGATCGAGTAGAGGATCGCATGGACTATGaagatggtggagagggacAGTACCAGGAAACGGTCAACATCATGGACCTGAGCTTGGGTCGGGCGCCCGAACCTGTAACCTCCAATGGCGAG ATCTACACCATGCCAATCCCTAACTTCTTGTCGATCGAGACCGAAGAGTTTAACCCGGAGACATATGTTGCACCTCCGTATAGTACTGCGGCGACATCTCTATGTTGGCGCCATGATCCTAACAATGACGCCCTTATTCAGTCTAACGCACGCATCATTCGCTGGGAAGATGGCTCCATGACGCTACAGTTAGCTTCTGCACCTAAGGAGCAATACAGGATAACAACCAAGCCGCTTGCGCCTCTCAACAAATCTGGTGACTATGAGACGAAATTAGATTCGCACGTGTACCTAGGCGCAGCTGCGGAGACATCTTCCGTGTTCAGATTGACCTCTCACTTGACCCATGGGCTTACAGTCCACCCTACGACTGTGGAAACAGATGATGCTGTACAGCGTCTCCAAGAATCGTTGGCCGCAGCTGTTCGCGGCACCAAGAAGACAGTAGATGGGTCCGCACCTGTAATTGAAGTGAAGGAGGATCCTGAACTCGCCAAGCGACAGGCGGAACTTGCAGAGCGCGAGAAGTTGAAGGCCGCCCGCCGGCGCCAGCAGCTTGCAGATCGGGAGCTTGATCGTGGCCGCCGCGTTGGTGTTCCTCACCGCTCTGGAGGTGCTGGTCTCACCATAGGCGGATTGGAAGACGACGACGGATTGCTTACCACACGACCCCGCGCAAAGAAATCTCGTAGGCCTAACCGGCGAGGGGAAATATATaccgatgacgaggaagaatacGATCGGCGGGGTCGGACCAGGGAAGATGAAtatgacgaagatgacggTTTCCTTGTCGGCAGCGatgaagaaccagaagaagtcgaggatgatgaagaggaggacatTCTCGAAGATGACAACATGGATGCCGAaggcgaagacgaagacgaactGCCAGCCGCGAGACCCAGGGAGACAAAAGGTCGTGAAACAGAAGATGGGTCAGGCACTGCAGGAACCCCTCCtaccagaaagaagaatcGTTACATtgtggacgatgatgatgaagagtaG
- a CDS encoding C6 finger domain protein — translation MQCDWGQYHTAAVSASGKPDFTSSPVPSLKRHAACDECRKRKLKCSGEATGCNRCLKQSLICHYSVQKQMGRPPKKRAREDSDHLPLFGCSGDEIWSDLNNSPFESSSHCSEAAAVSDAFRICAPVYSAPFSIPQASRRLFSTDDSHNHSWEPNHEKFTEPVPETTGPWPDFSSVSAATPNPFAMPPGLSQIHSPPATPSDSECSETQCTCLSYLYLCLSHLSSLAPFPISQHTLCSLFIAAKTARAVIRCQTCPTKFATAMQNVMFTGTLLNIVADAWLRVSKTNAEELGKQAAPPAYVAALNKNSADPTAAWKDWLRQIVRSGVIGGPADPAGSVACSDSPSLLSLVQEMEARQRQWHLERHPEARPDNSDAGSKRPAVIGPDPRDEQGWLCFRVAKSAREVISRFEFEPHEYPDGVIS, via the exons ATGCAGTGTGACTGGGGCCAGTATCATACTGCTGCGGTTAGTGCTTCGGGCAAGCCTGACTTCACAAGCAGTCCGGTCCCATCACTCAAAAGACATGCAGCTTGTGACGAGTGCA GGAAACGAAAGTTGAAATGCTCCGGGGAAGCAACGGGCTGTAACCGCTGTCTGAAGCAGTCCCTTATCTGTCATTATTCCGTGCAGAAACAAATGGGGCGGCCTCCTAAAAAACGTGCAAGGGAAGATAGCGACCATCTGCCTCTCTTTGGTTGTTCAGGCGACGAAATATGGTCTGATCTGAATAATTCCCCATTCGAGTCTTCAAGTCATTGCTCGGAAGCTGCGGCCGTATCTGACGCATTCCGTATCTGCGCTCCTGTCTACAGTGCCCCGTTTAGCATCCCGCAAGCCTCTCGTCGCCTTTTCTCTACAGACGATAGCCACAACCATTCATGGGAACCGAACCACGAAAAATTCACAGAACCAGTCCCTGAAACAACCGGGCCATGGCCAGACTTCTCCAGTGTATCTGCAGCAACGCCTAATCCGTTTGCGATGCCGCCAGGGCTATCGCAGATACATTCACCTCCCGCGACTCCTTCGGATTCGGAATGCTCAGAAACTCAGTGCACATGCTTATCATATCTGTATCTATGCCTTAGCCATCTGTCCTCTCTTGCCCCATTTCCGATATCTCAACATACCCTATGCTCACTTTTCATTGCTGCGAAAACTGCGCGAGCTGTGATCCGTTGTCAAACATGTCCAACAAAATTTGCGACAGCTATGCAGAATGTTATGTTCACCGGGACTCTACTGAATATCGTCGCCGATGCCTGGCTGCGAGTGTCAAAGACAAATGCCGAAGAACTTGGGAAACAAGCGGCACCACCGGCCTATGTGGCTGCTTTAAACAAGAACTCAGCTGACCCTACAGCGGCTTGGAAAGACTGGCTCCGGCAGATAGTCCGGAGTGGTGTTATAGGTGGACCTGCCGATCCAGCTGGCTCCGTAGCGTGCTCGGATTCACCAAGTTTGCTATCCCTAGTCCAAGAGATGGAAGCACGCCAACGACAGTGGCATCTTGAGCGGCACCCAGAGGCTCGTCCCGATAATTCTGACGCGGGATCCAAGAGACCGGCTGTAATTGGTCCTGATCCGCGTGATGAACAGGGCTGGCTCTGCTTTCGAGTGGCTAAGAGTGCCAGAGAAGTTATTTCCAGATTCGAATTTGAGCCGCACGAATACCCAGATGGCGTGATTTCTTGA